From Oligoflexus sp., one genomic window encodes:
- a CDS encoding phospholipase D-like domain-containing protein produces the protein MSLGLDLLFIMNSSLQIGGWSPANYEVLFTNPVCPRQKFVSYRPRNPPAETLESSRGPVRISPDRDEVKPIVLDTAGIPTLGGGHRPFIPANVFCDQSDLEASTLRGQENPYRKADSPLNRIQDWVEGTKPGDELFIASFSFSMTSVGHWVCEAALRGVRVKVFMHEPEFGSDAFDTIQQCPGLELLQFKSSGRLAHFKSLMVLDHASDTVRISFQSGNISSGTWGHHENWNFVTLPRQHWFSQDHLCLRDALTEESLGNMKLLYRNLDACRLAHGVDEARAQDPWMKDYFIPKSGGPYDDRKELTKLATEVERSSAVWIAAHHMTEPGLIRALTDKLKADPTFEVKMLVDAELFWSAYQDPIGQGLAWKVDGKVYGESDSLTSYCLWGLTEADARKVRCSLFNRSEFDADFSPKALEKAGAELRFVETNHLGKMLFHNKFILFQYKTPESGIEGSLFTGAGNLTQSGFEKNFENYYWIRIPHVYAAFRRQFTMLFDKAVSEKDLPLTWDFRTVDDGWEAYPSE, from the coding sequence ATGAGTCTCGGCCTCGATCTGCTCTTCATAATGAACAGCTCGCTTCAGATCGGCGGCTGGTCACCAGCCAATTATGAAGTGCTCTTCACCAACCCTGTCTGTCCGCGACAAAAGTTTGTGTCCTATCGCCCGCGCAATCCACCGGCCGAAACTCTGGAAAGTTCGCGCGGACCTGTTCGCATTTCACCCGATCGCGACGAGGTGAAGCCAATTGTTTTGGATACTGCGGGAATTCCCACGCTCGGCGGTGGCCACCGCCCCTTCATTCCTGCCAATGTTTTCTGTGATCAGAGCGACCTTGAGGCCTCGACCCTGCGGGGTCAAGAAAATCCTTACCGCAAGGCCGACAGTCCCCTGAATCGAATTCAGGATTGGGTGGAAGGCACGAAGCCGGGCGACGAACTTTTTATTGCGAGCTTTAGCTTCAGCATGACGTCGGTTGGTCATTGGGTTTGTGAGGCGGCCCTGCGTGGCGTGCGGGTCAAGGTCTTTATGCACGAACCGGAATTCGGCAGCGACGCCTTCGATACGATACAGCAATGTCCCGGGTTGGAACTCCTGCAGTTTAAGAGCAGCGGGCGGCTTGCGCATTTCAAATCGCTGATGGTCCTGGATCATGCAAGCGATACCGTGAGGATCAGCTTTCAGAGCGGGAATATTTCATCGGGCACCTGGGGACATCATGAAAACTGGAATTTCGTCACGCTTCCCCGGCAGCATTGGTTCAGCCAGGATCATCTCTGCCTGCGCGATGCTCTGACCGAAGAGAGCCTGGGCAATATGAAGCTTCTCTATAGAAATCTTGATGCCTGTCGCCTGGCCCATGGTGTGGATGAAGCGCGGGCGCAGGATCCCTGGATGAAGGATTATTTCATACCCAAGTCAGGCGGCCCCTATGATGATCGCAAGGAACTCACGAAGCTTGCCACCGAAGTGGAGCGTTCGTCGGCGGTCTGGATTGCGGCCCATCATATGACCGAACCGGGTTTGATCCGGGCGCTGACGGACAAGCTGAAGGCGGATCCCACTTTTGAAGTGAAGATGCTGGTCGATGCTGAGCTTTTCTGGTCGGCCTATCAGGATCCTATCGGACAGGGACTGGCCTGGAAGGTCGATGGCAAGGTCTATGGTGAATCCGATAGTCTCACCTCGTATTGCCTTTGGGGTCTTACGGAAGCTGACGCCAGAAAGGTCCGCTGCTCACTTTTCAATCGCAGCGAATTCGACGCCGATTTCAGTCCGAAAGCCCTGGAAAAGGCGGGGGCGGAGCTACGTTTTGTCGAGACGAATCACCTTGGCAAGATGCTCTTTCACAATAAGTTCATTCTCTTTCAATATAAGACGCCCGAAAGCGGTATCGAGGGCTCCCTTTTCACCGGTGCCGGCAACTTAACCCAGTCGGGTTTTGAAAAGAATTTTGAGAACTACTACTGGATTCGCATTCCGCATGTCTATGCAGCCTTTCGCCGTCAGTTCACGATGCTCTTCGATAAGGCCGTGTC